TTGTAAGTGGGTTGAAGGGTGCAATAGGCGAAGGTAGGAATGAAAGAGTTAGATATGAGGAAGTCGGAGAAGAGAAACTCTAGGTCTGGGGTTGAATGCTGCAAACCTCCGTCACCGTAAGTAATGGAAGTAACACAGCCCGGACTTGTCTAAACTTTAGGGGCGTCACATGTTCCCCACGTCGCCGACAGTTCCAAGGGAAGTTTAGTGTCCATTCTTTGTAAACAAGCACTGGTGAGGACGCACTGGCGGCTAGGCGGGGGGCTTGTTTAGTGGAGTAATATTTTGTCTGTCCACTTACTGATGCACGGTATGACTCTTTGAAAGCCAACCCATCCACCATCATGAGCCAATCCTCGGCGAGTAACTCCAGTCAAGGTTGAGATCAAAAGGACTTCAACTGCCAAAATTAACATAGGCAGCAGGATAACGGCCTTTTGCATCGCAGCATACGACAGATCGTGGTCTGACCAGCCCGCCATTAGGCTACAAGAATAAAAACCATCACGACCTAGGATTAAACATCGATTGCATCATGGCATCCGACCAACTCAGCGCTGCAGAGGCGCAGTGGCGGGAGCAGTTTGCAGCTATGCAAGAAGCCATCGCCAACCTCAAGATCCCCCAAGAGAACGGAACAGTTGATGATGGtcttgatgaggatgaattCGGCGGCTATTCAAGCGGAAACAGCGGCCAAGATGTTTGGGATTTTATCTCAGATGACGACCAGGAAGCTCTGAGCAGCGATTTCGCTGATGGAGAAGCTTTCGATGCATCAGGTGCCGCGAATTATGGTGCTAAATGGTTTGCGACTAAATGTTCAGCCATTGCCGCCAAGAACGGTCTCTCGGCCGATGTTTTCGAGAGCCAGATCATGAGTGTTCTCAACTCTGGCCGCTCTGAAGATGAGCTTCAAATTCAGTTGACTGACTTGGTTGGCTTCGACGACCTTGACTTCATTATCGAGATCCTCGGACACAAGGATGAAATTGTTTCTGCCGTCAACGAACAGAGCCAGGGGAGTTCCAACGGGCCTCGACTCTTGAACAAAGCTCAACGAGAAGAAAACTTGCGCCGCCAAGACCAAGCTCACAAGTCCGCGACGCTTGCACCGGCTCATTCCAAGGAACCCCAGTATCCCCACGTTTACAAAGCATACAATGCTGGCAATACATTAAGCTATGCTGGAAAGAAGTACGGGCTGCCAGTTGGGAGCGAGAGACTGTCGTTCGATAAGTATGAAGAGTATTCTATTCCAGCCGGAAAGAAGGGTGCCCTGGGTCCCGGGCAGCGACTCGTTCCCATTAAAGAGTTGAACGGATTGTGTCGGAACACATTCAAGGGTTACAAGACACTCAACCGAATGCAGAGTCTTGTCTATCCTGTCGCCCACAAGACCAGCGAGAATATGCTCATCTGTGCACCCACTGGCGCTGGTAAAACAGATGCCGCCATGCTTACTATACTTCAAACCATTGCTCAGAATGTTGAGCCCAATCCTTTCGAAAACCCGACAGCAACCGAGTTCGCAGTCAACGCCGATGATTTCAAGATCGTCTACGTTGCTCCCATGAAGGCTCTCGCTGCCGAAGTAACTGACAAGCTGGGTAAGCGTTTGGCTTGGCTCGGTATCAAGTGTCGAGAGTACACTGGAGATATGCAACTTACAAAGTCCGAGATCATCCAGACTCAAATCATTGTGACGACCCCTGAGAAATGGGATGTTGTTACACGAAAGGGTACTGGAGACACCGAACTCGTTCAAAAAGTCCGACTTCTCATCATTGACGAAGTTCACATGCTCCACGACGAGAGAGGTGCTGTGTTGGAATCACTTGTCGCTCGAACGGAGCGACAAGTAGAGAGCACACAATCTCTCATTCGAATTGTCGGCCTCAGTGCCACTCTACCTAACTATGTCGATGTTGCCGATTTCCTCAAGGTTAACAAATATGCTGGTCTGTTTTATTTCGACGCATCCTTCCGCCCTGTTCCTCTTGAGCAACACTTTATTGGAGTCAAAGGAAAGCCAGGCACGAAACAATCCAGAGATAACTTGGACCAGGTGGCATTTGACAAGGTCAAAGAAATGCTTGAGCGTGATCACCAAGTCATGGTGTTTGTCCATTCACGCAGGGATACGCAGCTTACTGCACGCATGCTGCACCAGAAAGCCATCGACGCCATGTGTGCAGACCTGCTTGATCCTACTTATCATCCTGGGTTCGAGCAAGCGTCTCGCGATATTAAACAATCCAAATCCAAGGAGATTCGGGAGTTACTGTCCAAGGGAATCGGTGTTCATCATGCTGGTATGGCGAGATCTGACAGAAACCTGATGGAAAGACTTTTCGGAGAAGGTGTCTTGAAGGTCCTTTGCTGTACCGCCACCCTGGCCTGGGGTGTTAATTTGCCCGCTGCTGCAGTTGTTATCAAGGGAACTCAGGTTTATAGCGCCCAGGATGGTAAATTTGTCGACTTGGGTATCCTGGACGTGTTGCAAATCTTTGGTCGTGCCGGTCGTCCTCAATTTGAGGATACTGGTATTGGCATGATTTGCACGACCCATGATAAACTTACCCATTACTTGACCGCTGTGACTGAACAGCAGCCTATTGAATCCAAATTCTCTACGAAACTAGTCGACAACCTGAACGCTGAGATTGCACTGGGTACTGTGACTTCCATTCCCGATGCTGTCCAGTGGATTGGATACTCTTACCTCTTTGTGCGTATGCAGAGGAGCCCGATGTCTTACGGTATTGAATGGTCAGAGATCCGAGACGACCCAAACCTGGTTCAAAGACGCCGTCAACTCGCCATTCAAGCCGCCAAAACTCTGCAGCAATGTCAGATGATCATCTACAACGAGAGGACAGATGAACTTCGCAGTAAGGATATTGGACGAATCGCCAGTCAATATTACATCCTGCACACAAGTGTCCAGGTGTTCAATGCTATGATGCAGCCCCAGGCTACTGAAGCAGATATCCTGAAGATGATCAGCATGAGTGGAGAGTTTGACAACATTCAATCCAGAGATAGTGAGGAGAAAGAGTTGACTCACCTGCGACGAGAGGTTATTCCTTGCGATGTCGATGGAGGTATCGATACTCCTCAAGCAAAGACAAACATTCTCCTCCAGTCTTATATTTCCAAGGCTCAGCCTGAAGACTTTGCTCTTTCCAACGATATGAACTACGTCGCTCAACAGTCTGGACGTATCTGTCGAGCACTCTTCATGCTTGCCCTCAACCGTAGATGGGGTCACCAGTGTCTTGTGCTTCTGACCCTGGCAAAATCGATTGAAAAGCGCATCTGGCCCTACcaacatcctcttcatcagtTCGACCTTGCCAAATCTGTTCTCAACCAACTTGATACTAAGGAACACCTGACCATCGAGACGATGAAAGACATGGAGCCTGCCGAGATTGGAGGCCTCATCCATAATCAGAGCGCTGGCAAGAACATCGCAAAAATCCTGAACAACTTCCCTACAGTTCACGTTGAGGCTGAAATTGCGCCACTCAACCGAGATGTCTTGCGCATCAAGCTCTACGTCATTCCCGACTTCCGATGGCATGATCAGATTCATGGAACTTCAGAGTCGTTTTACATCTGGGTTGAGAACTCTGAAACCTCAGAGATCTATCACCATGAGTTTTTTATCCTCAATAGGAGAAAGTTGCATGATGACCATGAGCTTAACTTCACAATTCCTCTTTCAGATCCCCTCCCTAGTCAGATTTATGTCAGAGCAGTATCAGACAGATGGTTAGGTGCAGAAACCGTGACACCTGTTTCTTTCCAACATCTTATTCGTCCGGATACAGAGAGTGTCTATACTGAACTCCTGAACTTGCAGCCATTGCCTGTATCTGCGCTGAAGAACCCAGCATTAGAAGAACTGTATGCCAAGCGCTTCGATTTCTTCAACCCTATGCAAACTCAAATCTTCCACACCCTCTACCATACCCCTGCCAATGTGCTCCTTGGATCACCTACCGGTAGTGGAAAGACCGTAGCTGCCGAGCTTGCTATGTGGTGGGCGTTCCGCGAGAGACCCAAGTCAAAGGTTGTCTATATTGCCCCTATGAAAGCGCTCGTCCGCGAGCGTGTTAAGGACTGGGGTGTGAGGCTGGCACGACCTTTGGGTCTCAAGTTGGTAGAGTTGACTGGTGACAATACACCTGATACTAGGACTATTCAAGATGctgacatcatcatcacaaccCCTGAGAAATGGGATGGTATTTCTCGTTCTTGGCAAACAAGAGGGTACGTCCGGCAGGTCAGCCTGGTTATCATTGATGAGATCCATCTTTTGGCTGGTGACCGTGGTCCTATTCTCGAAATCATTGTGTCTCGTATGAACTACATTGCCTCTTCTACCAAGAACGCTGTTCGGCTCCTGGGCATGTCAACAGCTTGCGCCAACGCGACAGATCTTGGAAACTGGTTGGGTGTTAAAGAGGGTCTCTTTAACTTCAAGCATTCCGTCCGTCCTGTTCCTCTGGAGTTGTATATCGACGGCTTCCCAGAAGTCAGGGGTTTCTGCCCTCTGATGCAGTCGATGAACCGCCCTACCTTCCTAGCTGTCAAGAACCACAGTCCTGATAAACCTGTTATTGTTTTCGTCCCTTCACGACGACAGACGCGTTTGACCGCCAAGGATCTTATCAACTTTTGTGGTATGGAGGATAACCCTCGACGTTTCCTTCACATGGATGAGGATGATTTGCAACTCAACCTTGCTCGAGTCAAAGACGACGCACTAAAGGAAGCCATCAACTTTGGTATCGGTCTTCACCATGCTGGTCTGGTTGAGTCAGATCGTCAGCTTGCTGAAGAGCTCTTTTTGAATAACAAGATCCAGATCCTGGTCGCCACCAGTACCCTTGCTTGGGGTGTCAACCTGCCTGCGCACTTAGTCGTTGTCAAGGGCACTCAATTCTTCGACGCCAAAATTGAAGCATACAAGGACATGGATTTGACCGATGTGTTGCAGATGTTGGGACGAGCTGGTCGTCCCCAGTTCGATAATTCAGGTGTTGCTCGTATATTCACCAAGGACTCCAAAAAGGACTTTTACAAACACTTCCTTCACACGGGTTTCCCTGTCGAGTCCTCTTTGCACACCGTTTTAGACAACCATCTGTGCGCCGAAGTCTCATCTGAGACCATTGTGACCAAACAAGATGCGCTCGACTATCTCACATGGACATTCTTCTTCCGCCGGCTACATAAGAATCCCTCATACTACGGTTTGGAGATTTCGGCTGAAGAGCACAACAGCATCGCCGCACAGCAGCTCGCGAACGACTACATGGTTGAGATGGTCAACAAGTCACTGAATGAGCTCGCCGACTCTAAGTGTGTCGAAGTTTTCCCCAACGGCGATGTTGATTCCACGCCTTTAGGCAAGATCATGAGTTACTACTACCTATCACACAAGACAATCCGCCACCTTGTAAAGCATGCAAGGGCCCAGGCGTCTTTTCTCGACGTCCTGTCTTGGATGTCTCGTGCCACTGAATACGATGAACTTCCTGTGCGCCATAACGAggatctcatcaacaacaccctTTCCGATAACCTGCCATTCCCTGGCCACGCCTTTGGACTTCCCATGTGGGATCCCCATGTGAAAGCATTCCTACTTCTCCAAGCGCACATGTCCCAGATTGAACTTCCTATCACTGATTATGTCGGTGATCAGACTAGTGTACTCGATCAAGCTATTCGTATTGTCCAGGCTTCTATCGATGTTCTCACAGAATTAGGCTACCTTTCAAGTTGCTTACGAATGATAGCGGTCCTCCAGTCTGTCAAGTCGGCTCGTTGGCCTACTGACGCGCCAGTCTCGATTCTTCCTAATATTGAGCCTGACGCTAAGAGCGACACACCACTTTCCAAGATAAGCGCATTGACAAAGTCACAGGCAATTCAACTTGCTAAGAAGCTAGGTGTTCCTTCCAGCCAGCACAATCGCTTTGCTCGAGTGGTGTCTATTCTCCCTAACGTGGAGGTTTCTATCGCCGAAGCCACAGCTCTCTCGATCACCATCAGCTTGAAGCGTCTAAACCAACTTGTGGAGCGTGAGGCTCGCATATATGCGCCAAAGTTCCCCAAGCCTCAAACAGAGTCCTGGTTCGTTGTCGTTGCAGATCTTTCGCGCGACGAGGTCATCGCAGTGAAGCGCGTGGGCTGGACAAGTGGAAATCGCAAGCTCGAAGCTGGCAGCAAGCCTACAGCCAAGACAAGCATCAAGCTTCCCCCAACCGAGGCTGGACAAGCCCGCAAGCTTGATGTTATTGTTATTAGTGATGCGTATCCAGGATTGGAGTATAGAGTTGAGGGTGTGGACATTCCTGCACCGCCAAGTGTGGACGATGCTGTGCTGTTAAAGAAGGCAGCGGCCTCTAGGTTAAGCTAAGAAGAAGGTTTTAGTTTTAAGTAGTAGTCATGTTATTTATGTTTTGCAGGCTCTGATCAAAGATATGCGATACAGTAGTCACTGTTCTAGACTTTCGGTATATGAGAATTTCAATAAGCTTAAGTCGGAATATACATTACATAGTCGGAATATACATTACATGCCCGTGAGGGCTGTACACCTCGCCCGAAAATTCTAGAAAGCCCCTATTGTTATGAAAGAATGGATTCTCTCCTGCATAGTCGGCCCAAGCCAAACACCGCCAAGCCATAACACAATAATCGCTGGCCATATACCCGCAACCCTTTCTGACCACGCGCAAAACATACTCATCCCGGTCTCGTCGGATAAGAACTAGGCGCTCGCTGTCCGTGGGATGGCTTGGAAAGGACTTGATTGCCCACTGTAGGCCTTCACGCTCACTGGGAAGCGCAAGCTCATTGAGGACGGCCCCCGAGTCTTGATAAGCCACGCACTCCCACCATTGGTGCAAAAGTACATTGTTGCAACAACTACGACCCTTGTAATCCTTCTCCAGCCGACTGTAGTTTCGTGTTTTCCAATGGAGTCTCCACTCGACGAGGTTTCGTCTGTCCCAATGATAACGAATACCCTTGGGATAGAATGTGAGCCAGGCCTCGTTAGGCTTGTCCTTTGTATGCTCGGATACAGGAGCAGTCGCCCATTCCACTGATCGAAGATGAGGGCAACTGTTGCGCATTTCGATTATATGAGCCGCTGAGAAAGGATCGAACAGCGCAGCGAGACGCCTGTTGATCTCAGTAGATGCTCCGTAAGGACCTCCCGACTTGGGGTAGTTCAGGGTCTGTCTTGCGAAGATACCGGCACCGCACTTATTCATGGTCTTGAATCGATGGAGCCGCAACATATCCATGTGCCCACCAGCAGGTCCAGGGAGATTATCCAACCAGAATTGGAACCGGAACATGAGATTCTCCCTATCGTAGTAGATATGCTCCCAATGACCCTCTATGATCTGACGATTTTCGCCCAAAATAGTGCGCTTCCCGGTCCAGCGTGCTCTAGTCATGGACTCGGTCGACCACACGGCGATTTGCCGTTGGAGGTCACAGTGATCGGAATGGAATCTAGACACCGCCCGTTGCCATGATTCCTTATTGTGTTGATTCCTGTGGCGTAACTTGAAGCAGCACTTTTTGATGTACTGTACCATCTCTGTAGTGAGTGGACGATGCCTATGAACATGCTTCCGTGGCCACGCCATATAATTGATGGTGGGCGGGCGTGGGAATTCCCACGGGTGActaataaggaaatattcGTAGAAGCAGGGCATCGGTCCAGCACCACACCAATACTTCCTTATTGGCTCTTGAAGGGCCTTCGGTGAACGACACTCCCAGAAGTTCTTTGCCTCGTTTTCTGTTTGATCAGGTTGCCTTGATTCCGTCAAGAAGTTGATCTCGACGTGTCCCAACTCTGGATCTGGTTGGTCCACAATGATGTCCCGCATCATGTTGGACATGAAGCAATAGACGTCGTTTGCCTTGGCTAGCATCATAAAAAGCGCGCCTACAAAGTATCCGCGCCTCGGGGCATGAAGATTCAGGATGATCTGGTTGACCTGTCGGATCTTGAGGAACATCTGAATGATGGGATCGCTCATGTCGCCGACTTGGCTAACAGCGCGATGATAATACCCTTCCTTTTCCCAAGTGTAGTCGAACTTGAGCCAGACTCCATCGTTATATGTAGAGTCCAGCCAGATCCGGAGGGTTTGGAGCCTTTCAACGTCTTCGGTGAGTATGCAGTAGGGGGTAAACTCGTCCCTTGTCTGGTGACAGCACCTTAGCAATCCGTTTGACTCGGCAGTAATAGAACAGAATGTCCATATCATGTCCCTTAGCTCGAAGGGGAGCGATAGTAAGTGTGTCGATTCGTACATTACAAGGAGTGCGACTTGCAAAGGCGAGAAAGACGTATGTGTATGTGTATGCAGGTAGAGATGTTGAGTCAAGTGCGAGATGATATCGGCTATTTATAATGTCAATACAGAGTCTGTGACTCACGAATAGACTTTACTCGGACATTTTTATGTACTCGGTTGTGTACATTTAGTATTCAGAGTTTATCAAGACTCTTTTTAGTGAGTTTAATAAAACTCAAATCGGCCTGTTAACTTTCCTTTCATATAGTATTAAGCTTTGCCCAACAGACCAAAAAGGACATACAAAAAACCATGCCAGTTAGACGAAGGTACGTGAAGTTAGTTCTCTACCATGACTTCATGCCACTTGACGCTATTTTCCGGGAAAGGCTCCGTGAAGACCCATATTTCCCGAGACGCCTTCCGGGACGTTGGTACCATCTTTTAGGTTTGTCCGAAGCAATCGGCCGAGGCGGTTTCGGTTACACGGTGCGTTTTTCCGATAGCATTAATACTGTACATAGCGGTACTTTCGGGCCGCAATGCCTAATGTCGCTTACGTTGCTCTCATCCCCTAGCTTTATGCTCCGTTAGATGCGTGTTATGCAAAATTCAGTTCGGTTGTGCACCAGTAGTTGTCGTACCAGTTGAGTTATCAATCCATATACTTTCCACAGAATGATTGCAAAGTAATCAGCATTTATTACCTTTGAAATATTTGTtcattatagcttattaatgTTTCCAATATGATATAGGAATTGAAGCACACGTTACTTTTATCCATGTATTGTTTAAACCAGATCTACACTCATACTTTAGGGTAACCGTAACTGCCTCTTAGTGTTCATTCTATCTAAAACTCGATATGTTCGAGGCTACACGATGCTTGGGGTTGCATCGAAAGATAGAGTCAAACAAACCCTTGTCAATCTGTTAGTAACTTGTTTATCTCCCATACATTAGATTCAAGCTTACATAGGAAGCATATGCATGCTTATAATTGATGGTACTTCCTAGACTAGTGATCGTCCGTCACGGCATATGCCATATGTACTAATAATGTCAGCCATGTGCCGAATACTACATACGCCATTTCTTGacaggtacctactaagttaTTTTTGCATTGTTGACCTTTACTGACATCTATTCCAACACTGCAAACCTGATGCGTTTCAAATGAGTGACTTTACGGTCTTTTGATAGAATCTTGTGGACAGGAAACATATCGAAACACAACTGTTTTCACTCTTTCATCTGTCGTCCGATACTCTATTCACTTTTCCTGCCGTTGGAAACCCCTTGAAACCGCACGTCAAATACTTCGGGCCGCCTCCCAAGAATTTCTCCCCCAGTCGGAATACAGAATATGGTTCTTTGGAGTTTCAGGTGTAAAAAGCGGGGGAtcgaagaaaaagaaaga
This Fusarium poae strain DAOMC 252244 chromosome 3, whole genome shotgun sequence DNA region includes the following protein-coding sequences:
- a CDS encoding hypothetical protein (BUSCO:314at5125) → MASDQLSAAEAQWREQFAAMQEAIANLKIPQENGTVDDGLDEDEFGGYSSGNSGQDVWDFISDDDQEALSSDFADGEAFDASGAANYGAKWFATKCSAIAAKNGLSADVFESQIMSVLNSGRSEDELQIQLTDLVGFDDLDFIIEILGHKDEIVSAVNEQSQGSSNGPRLLNKAQREENLRRQDQAHKSATLAPAHSKEPQYPHVYKAYNAGNTLSYAGKKYGLPVGSERLSFDKYEEYSIPAGKKGALGPGQRLVPIKELNGLCRNTFKGYKTLNRMQSLVYPVAHKTSENMLICAPTGAGKTDAAMLTILQTIAQNVEPNPFENPTATEFAVNADDFKIVYVAPMKALAAEVTDKLGKRLAWLGIKCREYTGDMQLTKSEIIQTQIIVTTPEKWDVVTRKGTGDTELVQKVRLLIIDEVHMLHDERGAVLESLVARTERQVESTQSLIRIVGLSATLPNYVDVADFLKVNKYAGLFYFDASFRPVPLEQHFIGVKGKPGTKQSRDNLDQVAFDKVKEMLERDHQVMVFVHSRRDTQLTARMLHQKAIDAMCADLLDPTYHPGFEQASRDIKQSKSKEIRELLSKGIGVHHAGMARSDRNLMERLFGEGVLKVLCCTATLAWGVNLPAAAVVIKGTQVYSAQDGKFVDLGILDVLQIFGRAGRPQFEDTGIGMICTTHDKLTHYLTAVTEQQPIESKFSTKLVDNLNAEIALGTVTSIPDAVQWIGYSYLFVRMQRSPMSYGIEWSEIRDDPNLVQRRRQLAIQAAKTLQQCQMIIYNERTDELRSKDIGRIASQYYILHTSVQVFNAMMQPQATEADILKMISMSGEFDNIQSRDSEEKELTHLRREVIPCDVDGGIDTPQAKTNILLQSYISKAQPEDFALSNDMNYVAQQSGRICRALFMLALNRRWGHQCLVLLTLAKSIEKRIWPYQHPLHQFDLAKSVLNQLDTKEHLTIETMKDMEPAEIGGLIHNQSAGKNIAKILNNFPTVHVEAEIAPLNRDVLRIKLYVIPDFRWHDQIHGTSESFYIWVENSETSEIYHHEFFILNRRKLHDDHELNFTIPLSDPLPSQIYVRAVSDRWLGAETVTPVSFQHLIRPDTESVYTELLNLQPLPVSALKNPALEELYAKRFDFFNPMQTQIFHTLYHTPANVLLGSPTGSGKTVAAELAMWWAFRERPKSKVVYIAPMKALVRERVKDWGVRLARPLGLKLVELTGDNTPDTRTIQDADIIITTPEKWDGISRSWQTRGYVRQVSLVIIDEIHLLAGDRGPILEIIVSRMNYIASSTKNAVRLLGMSTACANATDLGNWLGVKEGLFNFKHSVRPVPLELYIDGFPEVRGFCPLMQSMNRPTFLAVKNHSPDKPVIVFVPSRRQTRLTAKDLINFCGMEDNPRRFLHMDEDDLQLNLARVKDDALKEAINFGIGLHHAGLVESDRQLAEELFLNNKIQILVATSTLAWGVNLPAHLVVVKGTQFFDAKIEAYKDMDLTDVLQMLGRAGRPQFDNSGVARIFTKDSKKDFYKHFLHTGFPVESSLHTVLDNHLCAEVSSETIVTKQDALDYLTWTFFFRRLHKNPSYYGLEISAEEHNSIAAQQLANDYMVEMVNKSLNELADSKCVEVFPNGDVDSTPLGKIMSYYYLSHKTIRHLVKHARAQASFLDVLSWMSRATEYDELPVRHNEDLINNTLSDNLPFPGHAFGLPMWDPHVKAFLLLQAHMSQIELPITDYVGDQTSVLDQAIRIVQASIDVLTELGYLSSCLRMIAVLQSVKSARWPTDAPVSILPNIEPDAKSDTPLSKISALTKSQAIQLAKKLGVPSSQHNRFARVVSILPNVEVSIAEATALSITISLKRLNQLVEREARIYAPKFPKPQTESWFVVVADLSRDEVIAVKRVGWTSGNRKLEAGSKPTAKTSIKLPPTEAGQARKLDVIVISDAYPGLEYRVEGVDIPAPPSVDDAVLLKKAAASRLS